A single region of the Streptomyces sp. NBC_01262 genome encodes:
- a CDS encoding dihydrodipicolinate synthase family protein produces MSFAEQSSALADVVAIPVTPFDAGGALERTAYRALLRRLLDSGVRTVTPNGNTGEFYALDPAERRLVVELTMAEIARTPEADTQVIVGVGHDVPTAIAAARHAGEAGAQMVMVHQPIHPYVSPDGWVDYHRAIAEAVPELGVVPYIRNALLGGEVIGRLGEQCPNVIGVKYAVPDAARFAAVARDAGLDRFTWVAGLAELYAPSYWAMGATGFTSGLVNVAPRVSLEMLRALRDGDYAAAMKVWEQIREFEDLRAERQSANNVSVVKEALAVQGLCRRDVRPPSRLLEEAQRERVAALLTGWDLS; encoded by the coding sequence ATGTCATTCGCAGAGCAGTCGTCGGCGCTCGCCGACGTCGTGGCGATCCCGGTGACTCCGTTCGACGCCGGGGGCGCCCTGGAGCGGACCGCCTATCGCGCGCTGCTGCGCAGGCTGCTCGACAGCGGGGTGCGGACGGTCACGCCGAACGGGAACACGGGGGAGTTCTACGCGCTGGACCCGGCCGAGCGGCGCCTCGTCGTCGAGCTGACGATGGCGGAGATCGCGCGGACGCCGGAGGCGGACACGCAGGTGATCGTCGGCGTCGGGCATGACGTGCCGACGGCGATCGCGGCGGCGCGGCACGCGGGGGAGGCGGGGGCGCAGATGGTGATGGTGCATCAGCCCATCCACCCCTACGTGTCGCCGGACGGATGGGTGGACTACCACCGGGCCATCGCGGAGGCGGTGCCGGAGCTGGGGGTGGTGCCGTACATCCGTAACGCGCTGCTGGGCGGCGAGGTGATCGGGCGGCTGGGGGAGCAGTGCCCGAATGTCATCGGCGTGAAGTACGCGGTGCCGGACGCGGCCCGCTTCGCGGCGGTCGCGCGGGACGCCGGGCTGGACCGGTTCACGTGGGTGGCGGGGCTGGCGGAGCTGTACGCGCCGTCGTACTGGGCGATGGGGGCCACGGGGTTTACGTCGGGGCTGGTGAACGTGGCGCCGAGGGTGTCGCTGGAGATGCTGCGGGCGCTGCGGGACGGGGACTACGCGGCCGCGATGAAGGTGTGGGAGCAGATCCGGGAGTTCGAGGACCTGCGGGCGGAGCGGCAGTCGGCGAACAACGTGTCGGTGGTCAAGGAGGCGCTGGCGGTGCAGGGGCTGTGCCGCCGCGACGTAAGGCCGCCGAGCCGGCTGCTGGAGGAGGCCCAGCGTGAGCGGGTCGCCGCCCTGCTCACGGGATGGGATCTGTCCTGA